The sequence ACTGGCCGGCGCGTTGGAAGCCGCCCACGGCCAAGGCGTCGTCCACCGCGACGTCAAGCCCGCGAACATTCTGCTCACCGACTATGACGAGCCGGCGCTCACGGACTTCGGGATCGCGCACGTTTCCGGCGGATTCGAGACCGCTGCCGGCATTGTCACCGGTTCGCCCGCATTCACAGCGCCCGAGGTCCTCGGCGGCGCGGCTCCGAGCCCCGCCTCGGACCTTTACGGGCTCGGAGCCACCCTGTTCTGTGCAGTTACCGGCCACGCTGCGTTCGAGCGCCGCAGCGGCGAACAGCTGGTGGCCCAATTCGTTCGTATCACAACGGAATCCGTTCCAGATCTGCGAGATCAGGGCCTTGCTGATGATGTTGCCACTGTCATCGAGCAGGCAATGGCCGGCCGCCCCGAGGACCGGCAAACCTCCGCAGCCGTGTTGGGTGAACGCCTACGCGAGATTCAACTCAGCCGCGGACTGCCCGCAGGCAAAGTGGCTCTCCGCGCGCGAGCCACAGTGGAACAAGAGTCGACATCACCCGGGCACTTTCCAACAAACCCTTCCCGCCACGAACGTGGGAACCTCCCCCTGGAGCTGTCAAGTTTCGTCGGTCGCAGGCACGAACTGACCGAAGCGAAGAACCTGCTGGCATCGTCACGATTGGTGACACTGGTCGGAATCGGCGGGGTCGGGAAAACACGTCTCGCATTGCGACTTGCCACGAGTATCCACCGCGAGTTCCCCGATGGAGCCTGGCTCGTCGAGCTCGACGATGTCCGCACAGAATCCCGATTGATCGACGTGGTGGCTGCAACCCTGGGTGTGCGGGACCACTCTGGCCGGTCGCTACGCGAGATCCTGTTCGATTTCCTGTCGTCGCGAGAACTGTTGCTGGTGTTGGACAACTGCGAGCAAGTGGTCGACGCCGTGGCGGATCTCGCCACAGCTTTGTTGCAACACAATCGGAACCTGCGCATCCTCGTCACAAGCCGGGAACCTCTTGCGATAGCCGGTGAGGCGACGTTGCGCGTTGCCCCACTCACCGTCCCCGACCCCGACCGCGAGCCGTCATTGCAGGGTCTGCCCCGCTACGATGCCGTGTCGTTGTTCACCGAACGCGCCGCCACTGCGGTCTCGACATTTACGTTGACCGATGAAAACAAGTCCGCGGTGACACGGATCTGTCACCGGCTGGACGGGTTGCCGCTGCCTATCGAATTGGCGGCCGCGCGGTTGCGCGCGATGTCGCCTGAGCAAATCCTGCAGAGACTTTCCGATCGCTACGCGCTGTTGACCCGCGGGAGCCGGGGTGCACCCTCCCGCCAGCAGACGCTCCGGTTGTGCGTCGACTGGAGCTACGACCTGTGCAGCCCGCTGGAACAGAGGACATGGGAACGACTGTCAGTATTTACCGGTGGTTTCGATCTCGATGCCGCAGAACATGTGTGTGGGGACAGGATCCCGCCGGAGGCGTTGCTGGACTCGGTGGCATCCCTCGTAGACAAGTCGGTCTTGATCCGCGAAGAACACGGCACAGCAGTCCGTTTCAGACTGCTCGAAACGCTCCGTGCTTACGGACGAGAGAAGACCGAGGAATCCGGCGACTACCACGATCTGCGCCGACGGCATCGGGACTGGTATCGCCAGCTCGCTCGAACGGCCGCCGACGAGTTCATCGGGCCCCGGCAGATCGAGTGGATCGCGCGACTCAGCAGTGAACAGCCGAATCTGCGCGAGGCCATGGACTTCTGCCTCGCCGACGACGATGTCGAAGCCGGCCTACAGATCGCCACGCCCTTGTTTCAACTCTGGGGGTCACGGGGCCAGCTCAGCGAAGCGAGACGCTGGCTCGACCAATTCCTCTCACGCCATGGAGCACACCCGACCACCGCCACAATCAGAGCGCTGTACGCCGACTGCCTGATGACCGGACAGCAGCGGGACCATCAGAGAGCTGCTGCTCTTGCCGCCCAGGCACGCACCCTCGCCGATCAGATCATCGACCCCATAGCGCACGCGATCGTCGATCACACCGACGGTCTGGTCGGACTGATCACCGGCGATCTCGACCGGGCCGCCGCGAGTCTGGAACGGGCTCAGTCAGTGTTCCGGCAAGCCGAGAACGATACCGCGCTACTGATCGAGTCCTTGACGTTGCTGGGATTGGCGTATCAGCTGCACGACACCGAACCTCACCGGGCAATCGAATGCTATGAGGAAGCTCTCGCTATCACGAATGCACATGGTGAATCCGTCTACCGGGCCTACGCGTTGTGGGCGATGGCTGTTGCGCAATGGCGCCTGGAAGAACAAAGTCGTGCAATCGAGCTGCTCGAAGAGGGATTGCGGCTTGCTCGGCGCGTCGACGACCCGGTCAGCTGCGCGAACTGCGTCGAAGTACTCGCCTGGATCGCCGGAACAAATGACCCTGCACGCGCCGGCACGCTGATGGGGGCCGCGGAGGCGCTCGGCGGCTCGGCCGGGAGCCCTTCCGTATTCGTTCCCACCCTATTCGTCCATCATGAGGAATGCGAGCGGTCCGCCCGCCGGATGCTCGCCGCCCGCGTCTTTGAGCAGGCTTGGCAGCGCGGCAGGGCAATGGATCTCGCGTCCGCTGTCTCCTACGCACTCCGGGAGCACACCCCGGAGACGAGCCCTCCAGGTTCCGCCACCTTGACCAAACGCGAACTACAGGTCGCGGAACTGATCGCCGAGGGTCTGACCAACAAGGCGATCGCGGCCCGTCTCGTCATCTCGCAGCGCACCGCTCGAGGACATGTCGAACACATCCTCACTAAACTCGGATTCACCTCACGAGCACAGGTCGCAGCCTGGATCGTCAAAGATCGACAGTCGTCCTGATTGCCGATCTCGGGCCGGTGGGGCGGGGTGCCGCCGGCGAGCTGAGGAAGGCTCCGCGGGTATGCACCCCGTGGGGCATCAGCGACCGGCTTCCGACGACGATGGCTCCGACTGCCGCTCCGACGCGTCTGCGGGATCCGATGAGCACTCCACGATTGTCGGGTTGACGCAGGCGAACAGGCGACAATGTGGTGCTCTCGTTCATCCCTGCCCGCGGGCAGTGTGCCGTGCTCGACCGGCCATCAGAAGCTGTATGACCTGGGCGCCGGCCTGTTCACCGGCAAGTCGATCAACGGCACCTCCCGGAATCCCGGCGCGCGGCAAGGGACGTGGTCCCGATGTGCCCGAGGCGAATCGCGAAGGCGGATGGTGGGTCGCCAGGGCCATCGCCGCCGGCTTCTTCGTCGTCTTCGCGATAGGTTGAGCCGGGCCCCGGCGTGCTCGAGACCGCTACTGCGGGGGCAGATTACCGCGGAACAGCAGATAGGCGATCGCCTTGACCAGGTTCTCGATGGGGTCGACGAGGTCGATGATCATAGATCTCCTAGGGGAGTAGGGATTCAGGCCGGGTCGAATTTCGAGACGAGCCAATTGTCGCCGTGACGTTCCAGTTCGACGCGGACCGTCGTCGTGGTCGGCGTGGGTTCGGGGTACGGTGCCAGTGTGGTTTGCTGATTCACGAAAACCACGGCAACGGCACGAGTCTCGTCGAACTCGGCGATTCCCCTACCCGTCACGGTGGCGGTGGTGCTGATCTTCTTCTCCTTCGCTGCCGGTGCGACGACGTCGCGGGTGAACGTGCGGTAGTAGTCCGCGAAGGTGCCGGTGAGGTATCTGTTCGCGGCGTCGAGGTCGGCGTCGACGGTGTCTGCCCGGTAGGTGAGGATGGCGACCGTCGCGGCGGCGGCGGCGTCGACGGCAGCCTGTTGCCGATCCGGTGCCAGCGCACGGTCCTCGGCCCGGACAACGAAGACCAGGTACGACCAGGCGGTCACCGCCGTGACAGCGAGCACGACGGCGATCACCAGCCTGCTCTGCCCACGCCGTGGCGGCGGATTGGAATCTACGGGGGTAAAGGCTGATTCGGACTCGGTCTCGGGCGTCAACTGTTCTGTGATCATGCGACGAAATCCACCTTCGACATCTTGTAGGTCCCTTCGTGCTCGGTCATCGTCACACGCAGCCGCCAGTTGCGGCTCTCGTTCGCCGCGCCCGCGGCATTGGTGACCGTGGACGACGCCGCCACGATCACCGTCGCGGAGTCGCCGTCGCGGGACTCGATTCCGGCGGCGACCACCTGCCCCTGCGTCACGACCTTCGCCGCCTGGACGACGGAGACGAACGAACTCGACCGCGCTTCGAAGTCCTTGGCGAACGCGCCGGTCGAATGGTCGAGGACGTTGCGCACGTCCTCGGCGGCGGAGCTCTCCCGCACCGAAAGCATGGCGTTCACACCGGAATTCGCGGCGCCGAGAATCACCGCGTCCTCGGCACGGGCGGCCTCGGCCGCCCGGTGCGCGGCGAATTGGAACACCGCGAGCACCGCGAAAATCGCCGCGACGGCGACCAGGACGAGCGGGACGGCTGCGGTCTTGACTACCTTGATCATGTTACGGACCTCCGATCCAGGGATTGGTGCCGAGCGGTGCGGTACCGCCCGCGCGGCAGGAGTCGACATCGGGAGCACGCACCCCCGGGTTCTCCATGCACGGCATATTGCGGGCGCCACGTGGCACATAGGGTTCGCCTGGCGCGACACCGCAGTAGTTGGGTGTCGGGCTGTCGATCACCGCCGACTCGCTCGGTGATCGGCGCTGATCGGGCGGCACGAACCCGGTCAGGCACGGTGGGGGCGCGTTGACGTTCAGGTTGAAGTCGAGGTTGGCCATCCCGGGTTGGGAACCTTTGACGATGCTCTGCGCCATCGCGGCCAGCGGCGGGTAGACCACGAGGATCTGTTCGAGGCTCATGTTGTAGATTCGCAGGACCTCGGCGACCGACTGCAGGTTTGCCAGGGCGCGGGGCAGGGTCGGGCTGATCCGGCGGAACAGGTCGGCCGCCTGGGTTCCGGCCTCCTCGCCATCGGCCAGCAGGGTGCCCACGTGGGCGTCGTTGGCGGCGAGCGAGCCGGTGATCGCACCGAGATACCCCGTCCACGCCCGGATGTCGTCGCCCGCGGCCAGCTGGGTGTCCAGCAGGGCGCCGGCATTGTCGATCAGGTGCAGGGTCGGTGCGAGACTGCGGTGGCCCTCGTCGAGCACGTTGTCGAGGCCGTCGAGGATCTGCTGCAGGTCGGGTCCGGAGTTGCGAAACGCCGTGCCGCTCTCGGTGATCACCGTCTGCAGGTCTTCGCGGGGGATGTCGCCGAGTGCGGCATCGAGGGCGTTGACCATGTGCGCCGTCGGGGTCGGCAGCCGGGTGCTGTCGATGCGGTCACCGTCAGCGAGGTAGGGCGCCGAATCCGTCTGGGGCAGCAGCTCGATGTACTGTTCGCCGATCGCCGACCGGCTGTGCACCTCGGCGCGCAGGTCGGTCTTGGGGATGTCGAGGTCGGCGTCGAGATACACGGTGACTACGACGATGTCGGTGTCGATTCGCAAGCTGTGCACGACGCCCGCGTGCACACCGCGGTAGGTCACGTTCGATTTCGGGTACAGCCCGGCGCCCGAGGCGAGCGCGAGTTCGACTGTACTGCGTCCGATTCCGAGCATTGCGGGCACCCGGAGATAGGAGACGAGGATCCAACTGACGACGACGACCGTGATGATCGCGAACGCTCCGAGCTGGTAGCGGACGAATTTCGTGAGGAGCATCAGTTTCCTCCTCGGCTCGGCGGATTCAGCGGACTGAACAGCGGGTTGTCCGAAGTCGGTGCGATCGGGGGCAATTGGCCGATCAACGCGCCGAGCGAGGCGAGCTGACCGGCCGCGGGAGTGCCGGTGAGCAACGCCCGGTCCAGCCGAGCGGTGGTCAGGTCGAGATTCAGGAACAGGTTCGCGAAATCACCCTGGATTGCGTTCCGGTAGGTGTTGAGCGGGAACGGGATGGTCCCGAGGAACGACAGCGACGACGGCAGCGCGAGCCCCGCGTCGGCCAGCCCGCGCAGGGTCGGCTCGAGTGCGCGCAGGTTCGCGTCGAGTTCGGCGCGGCTGCCGGTGATCACCTCGTTCGCGGCGTCGGCAAAGTCGCCGATCGCCAGTAGTGCGGCGGCCAGGTCGTCTCGCTGTTCGTTCAAGGTGCTCAGTGCCGGTGCCAGGGTGGCGACACCGTCTTCCACCACCTGACGGTCGTCGGCGACGATTTGGGCGAAGCGGTCGATGCCCTCGAGGGCGCGGATGAGGTCGTTCCGTTGCGCGTTGAGCCGGGTGGTGAAGTCCTCCACATTGGTCAGCAAATTGCGCACCACGTCCGCGCGCCCCGACAGGGCAAGCGCCACTTCGCGGTTGATTTCCTCCAGCTTGCCGATGCCACCGCCGTTGAGCAGGAAAGACAGGGTCGACAGGGTCTGTTCGGTGGTCGGGTAGGCACCGCCGCGATCGAGCGGAATGCGGTCACCGTCGCAAAGTTCGCCCGCCGGCTGGGGTGGGGCCAGCAATTCCACGTGGGCGGAACCGAGCAGGCTCGTCGAGCCGATCTTCGCGGTGGCGTTGGCAGGCAAGCGCACCTGCTCGTCGAGGGAGACCGTGATCAGGGCGTGATCGCCGTCGACCTCGATCCGGCGGACGGTGCCGACATTCACGTCCCCCACGCGTACCCGAGCGTTCTCGGTCAGTGTTGTCACGTCAGGCAGCTCGATCTGCACCTCCCATGCCCCGTCACCGCCGCCTGCCGCGCCGGGGAGGGCGAACTGGTTCGGGCCGGTCCACCCGCAGCTCGACAGCAGAGTGGTCGCGGCGAGGCCGCCGGCGAGGGCGAGCACGGTGCGCGCGCGGCCGGTCATCGCGGACCGGTCCCGAACGGCGCGGCCGGTGGCGGCAAACCGGGCAGCAGCAGACCCGGCAGCCCACCGGTCGCCGGTGGTGCGGTCGCCGCCACCGGCTCTGGGCTGGTCACGGCCGGTTCCGCCAGTCCGGGTTCGCTGTAGACGATCTGATCGGGCAGGGCCCCGACCGTGTTGCCGACCGCCGTCCCGAGCGGAATGTGGTTGAACGCCAGGGTTTTCAGCACGGGGCCGAGATAGTGGATGCATAGATCGGTCGCTTCCTGTGCGTCCTGTTCACCCGCGCCTGCGATCGCGCCGCAGAGGAACTGGACCGGATTGGCGGTATTGGTCAGCACTGTCGCCGAGGTCAGCGAGTTCTGCGCCGGCTGGTAGATGTTGCTCAGGTTGACCAGGGTCGTCGGGGCGATGTGGAAGACCTGTTCGAGGTCGCGACGCTTGTCCACCAGTGCCTGGGTGGCGGCACCGAGCCCGTCGACGGTGTCCCCGAGAGCTTGCTTGTTGTCCCGGACGAACTGCCCGATATCGAGCATTGCCCCGTCGAGTTCGGCCACCGCGTCGCCGAGCGTCGTCTCGCTGGTGCCGAGCAATTGGGTCACCGAGGCCAGGTGACCGTTGAATTGCACGATCTGCTCGTGGCTCTGCGACAGCGCCTCGACCAGCATCGACAGATTCCGCACCATCGCGAACAGGTCGGTGCGCCCGTCCGACAGCGCCGTGGTCGTGCGGGCGAGCTTGTCGAGGGTGTCGTGCAGAGTCGCCCCGTTGCCGCGCGCACTGTCCGCGGCGTTCCCGACGAACTCGCCGAGGGTGCCGGTGGCCGGCCCGGTACCGTCGGCGCGGGGTCCGAGGGTCTGGGTGATCCGGGTGAGCTGGTCTTTGACGACGTCCCATTCCACGGGCATCGCGGTGTGCTCCTGCGGGATCACGCCGTCGTCGGGGAGTGCCGGGCCGCCGGTATAAGCGGGGGTGAGCTGGACGAACCGGGTGGTCACCAGCGTCGGCGCCACGATCACCGCTTGCGCGTCGGCGGGCAGCTCCCACCGGCGGTCCAGTCGCATCCGGACGGCCACCCGTGTCCCTTCCGGGTCGATCCGCTCGACACTGCCCACGTCGACGCCGAGGATCCGCACGGAATCGCCCGGAAACAGGCCGACGGCGGCGGGGAAGTACGCGGTGACCGAACGCTGCGACAACTTCGGGACGATGACGTAGCTGAGCAAGGCCAGGAACACGAGGATCCCCACGCCCGCGGCCAGGGAAAGGGTTCGGCGATTCATCCTCATCGTGGTCCCTCCGTCGAGGTCTCGGCGGGTGGGGTCGGCACGCGGCCCTCGCCGAGCGCGGCGTCGATGAACGGCTGAACGAACTGGCCGGGCAGCAGATTGGTGATGTACGCCTGGAAGAACGGGCCGCTGCCGAGTGCCTCGTTGAGTGTCCGGGCATAGGTGGCCAGCCCGGGGATCGCCGCCTCCAGTGAGGCCTGATGCCGTTCGAGCAGATCCAGCACCCGGTTCACCCGCTCGAGTGCCGGTCCCAGCTGCTCGCGGTTGTCCGCGACCAGCCCGCTGATCTGCTGCGCAACCGCCGACAGGTGCGTCGCCAAGGTGTGCAGTGCAGCGCGGCGGGCATCGACCGCCGCGAACAGTGTGTTGCCGTCCAGAACAAGCGCGTTCAGCTGGGTCCGGCGTTCGGCGAGCACCCCGCTCACCGTCGAACCGTGCCGCAACAGCTCCTTCAATGCCTCGTCGCGGGAGCCGAGAGTGTCCGAAAGCCGGGCCACCCCGTCGAGCGCGGTGTGGACTTCGGGCGCCGACTCCGCGAGCACCTCCGAAGTGGCGCGTAGCGCGTCCGACAGCTGATCGGTGTCGATATCGGCCACGTTCGCGGTCAGTGCGCCCAGCTCGGTCGGCAGGTCGTAGGGCGCGCGGGTGCGCTCCAGCGGAATCGGTACCTCCGGGTCGTAGCGGCCGGGGTCGTCGCTGGGAACCAGCACGATCGCCTTGGCGCCGAGCACCGCTCTGGTACGCATCTGCGCTCGCGGCTGCTCGCCGAGGGCGAGATCGTCGCGCACCGACATGGTCACCTCCACGTCGGTGCCTCGCAACGCGATCTCGGTGACCTGCCCGACGTTCACGCCGACGAGCTCGACCTTGTCGCCGACCTCGATGCCACCGGCATCGGCGAAGATCGCGGTGATCTCGTGATCGATGTCGAGGAAGACGAGGTCGTCGTAATAGGACACCGCGACCACCGCGGCGAGAATGACTGTGGCACCGATGATTCCGGCCCTCGTGCTCCGATCTCTGTTGTAACTGATCATTGTGGGGTTACACACCTGCCCTGGTCTTGCTGCACGAGTTTCGCCTCGATCGGCGCACCGCCCGGCCCGTCGACGCGGATCGACACCGAGCACAGGTAGAAGTTGAAGAAGCTGCCGTAGGAGCCGAGGCGGCTCAGGCGCCGGTAGGCCTCGGGCAGTTCGCTCAGCACCGACTCGATCTGTTCGCTGCCGTCATCGAGAAGCGTTGCCGTGCGGTGCGTTTCGGTGACGACGCCCTGAACGGCCGCTCGGTCATCGAGCAGCAGGTCGGCCAGCGTTGCCGAGCCGTCGTCGAGATGGGCCAGTGCCTCGGCGATCGGCACGCTCTGGCTCGACAGCCGGGTCACCAGTTGCTGGAGCCGGTCGATGATGGTCGAGACCGCACCGCGGTCCTTGCCGATCGACTCGAGCGTGGTGCCGAGCTCGGCGATCACGGCGCCGATCAGCACGTCCCGATCGGCCAGCTGGTTGGTCAGCACGGCGACCTGCTGCAGGATGCCCGTGACGCTGCCGCCCTGGCCCTGCAGCACCCGCAGCAGATCGCCGGAGAGCTGGTCGATCTGTTCGGGTTCCAGCGATCTGGTCAACGGCGCGAGCCCGCCCAGCAGCGCGTCGATATCAAGTGCGGGTTTCGTCTGTTCGACGGGGAAGACCCCGCCTTCGGGCATCGCTTCGGACCTCGCCGGGCCGTTGGTGATCTCGAGGTAGCGATCACCGAGCAGGTTCTGGTATCGCACCTGCAGGATCGCGTTCTCGGTGATCTGCACGGTGTCCATAACGTCGAACTGGACGTGGGCCCGGCGCCCGTCGAGATCCACCGCGTGCACCCGCCCTACATCGACTCCCGCGATCCGCACTTCCTGGCCCGAGGTGAGTCCGGAGGTGTCGGCGAAGATCGCCTCGTACGGTGTCCGGTTGTCGAGCCGGATCCGGCCGAGCACCAGGATCAGCATCACCAGGACGAAGATCATGGCGACACCGAAGATCCCGAATTTGGCCGTAGTCTTGGTCATCGCGGTCCTCCTGGGATGCCGTACAGCAAGAAGTCGAGCACGTTGAGCTGGGCCTGTTTGCCGTCCGGCGCAAAGGGGTTCACCCCGGTGTCGGTGACGACGTAGGGCGCGGGTCCGTCGGCGGGGTTCACCGAGGGCAGATGTCCGCACCTGGGTCCGCCACTGGCCGCGACCTTCGGTAGGTTGTCCGGGTTGTGATAGGGCGTCTCACCCGCCAGCACCGTTCCGCTGACATTGATGCCGGGAACCGTGCCGCCGATCGCTGTCTCGACCGCAGCCCGTGCCTCGTCCAATCCTTGGAAGAAGCAGGGAAATTCGGGGGAGTAGTCGCCGAGCAACCCGGTGGTAGGCGCCAGCTCACGCAGCAGGCCGGCGACCGCGGCCCGGTT comes from Rhodococcus oxybenzonivorans and encodes:
- a CDS encoding protein kinase domain-containing protein — translated: MPDIDPFETHRDVTPSVASELAADGFGDALEIGRGGFGVVYRCTQSALDRTVAVKVLTNDLGEENRERFFREQRAMGRLTGHPNIVNVLQVGFTDSGQPFIVMPYYPQGSLDERIRRHGPLGVDEALQLGVKLAGALEAAHGQGVVHRDVKPANILLTDYDEPALTDFGIAHVSGGFETAAGIVTGSPAFTAPEVLGGAAPSPASDLYGLGATLFCAVTGHAAFERRSGEQLVAQFVRITTESVPDLRDQGLADDVATVIEQAMAGRPEDRQTSAAVLGERLREIQLSRGLPAGKVALRARATVEQESTSPGHFPTNPSRHERGNLPLELSSFVGRRHELTEAKNLLASSRLVTLVGIGGVGKTRLALRLATSIHREFPDGAWLVELDDVRTESRLIDVVAATLGVRDHSGRSLREILFDFLSSRELLLVLDNCEQVVDAVADLATALLQHNRNLRILVTSREPLAIAGEATLRVAPLTVPDPDREPSLQGLPRYDAVSLFTERAATAVSTFTLTDENKSAVTRICHRLDGLPLPIELAAARLRAMSPEQILQRLSDRYALLTRGSRGAPSRQQTLRLCVDWSYDLCSPLEQRTWERLSVFTGGFDLDAAEHVCGDRIPPEALLDSVASLVDKSVLIREEHGTAVRFRLLETLRAYGREKTEESGDYHDLRRRHRDWYRQLARTAADEFIGPRQIEWIARLSSEQPNLREAMDFCLADDDVEAGLQIATPLFQLWGSRGQLSEARRWLDQFLSRHGAHPTTATIRALYADCLMTGQQRDHQRAAALAAQARTLADQIIDPIAHAIVDHTDGLVGLITGDLDRAAASLERAQSVFRQAENDTALLIESLTLLGLAYQLHDTEPHRAIECYEEALAITNAHGESVYRAYALWAMAVAQWRLEEQSRAIELLEEGLRLARRVDDPVSCANCVEVLAWIAGTNDPARAGTLMGAAEALGGSAGSPSVFVPTLFVHHEECERSARRMLAARVFEQAWQRGRAMDLASAVSYALREHTPETSPPGSATLTKRELQVAELIAEGLTNKAIAARLVISQRTARGHVEHILTKLGFTSRAQVAAWIVKDRQSS
- a CDS encoding twin-arginine translocation pathway signal; this translates as MITEQLTPETESESAFTPVDSNPPPRRGQSRLVIAVVLAVTAVTAWSYLVFVVRAEDRALAPDRQQAAVDAAAAATVAILTYRADTVDADLDAANRYLTGTFADYYRTFTRDVVAPAAKEKKISTTATVTGRGIAEFDETRAVAVVFVNQQTTLAPYPEPTPTTTTVRVELERHGDNWLVSKFDPA
- a CDS encoding MCE family protein: MTGRARTVLALAGGLAATTLLSSCGWTGPNQFALPGAAGGGDGAWEVQIELPDVTTLTENARVRVGDVNVGTVRRIEVDGDHALITVSLDEQVRLPANATAKIGSTSLLGSAHVELLAPPQPAGELCDGDRIPLDRGGAYPTTEQTLSTLSFLLNGGGIGKLEEINREVALALSGRADVVRNLLTNVEDFTTRLNAQRNDLIRALEGIDRFAQIVADDRQVVEDGVATLAPALSTLNEQRDDLAAALLAIGDFADAANEVITGSRAELDANLRALEPTLRGLADAGLALPSSLSFLGTIPFPLNTYRNAIQGDFANLFLNLDLTTARLDRALLTGTPAAGQLASLGALIGQLPPIAPTSDNPLFSPLNPPSRGGN
- a CDS encoding MCE family protein, producing the protein MNRRTLSLAAGVGILVFLALLSYVIVPKLSQRSVTAYFPAAVGLFPGDSVRILGVDVGSVERIDPEGTRVAVRMRLDRRWELPADAQAVIVAPTLVTTRFVQLTPAYTGGPALPDDGVIPQEHTAMPVEWDVVKDQLTRITQTLGPRADGTGPATGTLGEFVGNAADSARGNGATLHDTLDKLARTTTALSDGRTDLFAMVRNLSMLVEALSQSHEQIVQFNGHLASVTQLLGTSETTLGDAVAELDGAMLDIGQFVRDNKQALGDTVDGLGAATQALVDKRRDLEQVFHIAPTTLVNLSNIYQPAQNSLTSATVLTNTANPVQFLCGAIAGAGEQDAQEATDLCIHYLGPVLKTLAFNHIPLGTAVGNTVGALPDQIVYSEPGLAEPAVTSPEPVAATAPPATGGLPGLLLPGLPPPAAPFGTGPR
- a CDS encoding MCE family protein, with product MTKTTAKFGIFGVAMIFVLVMLILVLGRIRLDNRTPYEAIFADTSGLTSGQEVRIAGVDVGRVHAVDLDGRRAHVQFDVMDTVQITENAILQVRYQNLLGDRYLEITNGPARSEAMPEGGVFPVEQTKPALDIDALLGGLAPLTRSLEPEQIDQLSGDLLRVLQGQGGSVTGILQQVAVLTNQLADRDVLIGAVIAELGTTLESIGKDRGAVSTIIDRLQQLVTRLSSQSVPIAEALAHLDDGSATLADLLLDDRAAVQGVVTETHRTATLLDDGSEQIESVLSELPEAYRRLSRLGSYGSFFNFYLCSVSIRVDGPGGAPIEAKLVQQDQGRCVTPQ
- a CDS encoding MCE family protein; this translates as MLLTKFVRYQLGAFAIITVVVVSWILVSYLRVPAMLGIGRSTVELALASGAGLYPKSNVTYRGVHAGVVHSLRIDTDIVVVTVYLDADLDIPKTDLRAEVHSRSAIGEQYIELLPQTDSAPYLADGDRIDSTRLPTPTAHMVNALDAALGDIPREDLQTVITESGTAFRNSGPDLQQILDGLDNVLDEGHRSLAPTLHLIDNAGALLDTQLAAGDDIRAWTGYLGAITGSLAANDAHVGTLLADGEEAGTQAADLFRRISPTLPRALANLQSVAEVLRIYNMSLEQILVVYPPLAAMAQSIVKGSQPGMANLDFNLNVNAPPPCLTGFVPPDQRRSPSESAVIDSPTPNYCGVAPGEPYVPRGARNMPCMENPGVRAPDVDSCRAGGTAPLGTNPWIGGP
- a CDS encoding MCE family protein, with the protein product MISYNRDRSTRAGIIGATVILAAVVAVSYYDDLVFLDIDHEITAIFADAGGIEVGDKVELVGVNVGQVTEIALRGTDVEVTMSVRDDLALGEQPRAQMRTRAVLGAKAIVLVPSDDPGRYDPEVPIPLERTRAPYDLPTELGALTANVADIDTDQLSDALRATSEVLAESAPEVHTALDGVARLSDTLGSRDEALKELLRHGSTVSGVLAERRTQLNALVLDGNTLFAAVDARRAALHTLATHLSAVAQQISGLVADNREQLGPALERVNRVLDLLERHQASLEAAIPGLATYARTLNEALGSGPFFQAYITNLLPGQFVQPFIDAALGEGRVPTPPAETSTEGPR